A section of the Cydia splendana chromosome 1, ilCydSple1.2, whole genome shotgun sequence genome encodes:
- the LOC134793658 gene encoding leucine-rich repeat-containing protein 40-like, whose amino-acid sequence MSRRPHTKSRIKVCDKSVFHLQDKKADESVLTNGLIKSAKRTGQLNLSQHGLGTVPENVWKIEELVLEETKEVDFAREDRHNWWNSEPLKFLDLSSNAIVSIPPDVKLLQELVTLKLHDNALTSLPEEIGELKNLNNLSLNHNKLAALPNSFFKLSELRWLSLAHNQLEKIPPDFGDLVMLTFLDLAHNKLAALPPGMGYLVRLVELNLSHNQLQELPPDIVNLRDLKKMNISHNNLRSLPALGELRRMEMLDANHNDIQELPDFYGCTALKEIYLANNYIKEITEEFCDQMQHLNVLNIRDNQVEVLPENVALLKKLKRLDLGNNSLNKLPKNFGLLTQLQSVSMDGNKLSFVRQDVMRGGTDRMMKFLRDRMHEEILVETRVNEDQWPDKFTLKKNQALMLPGRGLTTVPAEVFRNAAEAQVHIVDISRNNLTQVPTGICIVRETLSQLVLSSNHLTELPAEVGQCKHLQLLDISKNNLGQLPPELEALKDLRELIISNNKFTNIPRCVYSLENLEILLAAENKISEINVSSDALAKLPRLAVLDLANNNIASVPPELGNFTHLRSLELMGNVFRQPRHAILEKGTASILSYLRDRIPAK is encoded by the exons ATGTCTCGTAGACCCCATACGAAATCTCGTATAAAAGTGTGTGATAAATCTGTTTTCCACCTTCAAGATAAAAAGGCAGACGAGAGCGTGTTGACGAATGGTCTGATTAAGTCTGCTAAGCGTACGGGGCAGCTCAACCTGAGCCAGCACGGCCTGGGAACTG TCCCAGAAAATGTGTGGAAAATAGAAGAGCTGGTATTAGAGGAGACGAAAGAAGTGGATTTTGCCCGAGAGGACCGGCACAACTGGTGGAACAGTGAGCCTCTGAAGTTCCTGGATCTCAGCTCCAATGCCATCGTCTCCATTCCTCCTGACGTCAAACTCTTGCAGGAGCTAGTCACTTTAAAG CTTCATGACAATGCACTAACCTCCCTGCCAGAGGAAATAGGCGAGCTGAAGAACCTGAACAACCTCAGCCTGAATCATAACAAGCTGGCAGCTCTGCCAAATTCATTCTTCAAACTCAGCGAGCTCCGGTGGCTCAGCCTTGCTCACAACCAGCTTGAGAAGATACCACCTGACTTTGGCGATTTGGTCATGTTGACCTTTCTG GATCTGGCCCACAACAAACTCGCCGCCCTGCCCCCGGGCATGGGCTACCTAGTGCGCTTAGTGGAGCTCAATCTGTCACACAACCAGCTCCAGGAGTTACCGCCTGACATCGTCAATTTAAGAG accTAAAGAAAATGAATATAAGCCATAACAATCTACGCTCGCTGCCGGCACTTGGGGAGCTCAGACGAATGGAAATGCTAGACGCGAACCACAATGATATTCAAGAGTTACCGGACTTCTATGGTTGTACAGCTTTAAAAGAAATATATTTGGCTAATAACTACATTAAG GAAATAACGGAAGAGTTTTGTGATCAAATGCAACACCTGAATGTGCTGAACATCAGAGACAACCAAGTGGAGGTGTTACCAGAGAACGTTGCTTTGCTAAAGAAGTTGAAACGACTAGACCTTGGCAACAACAGtctaaataa ACTACCCAAAAACTTCGGCCTCCTAACCCAACTCCAAAGCGTCAGCATGGACGGCAACAAGCTGTCCTTCGTGCGGCAGGACGTGATGCGCGGCGGCACCGACCGCATGATGAAGTTCCTCCGCGACCGCATGCACGAGGAGATCCTAGTCGAAACCAGGGTCAATGAAGACCAGTGGCCGGACAA GTTCACACTAAAGAAGAACCAAGCGTTGATGTTGCCCGGCCGAGGATTGACGACGGTCCCCGCCGAGGTGTTCCGAAACGCGGCCGAAGCGCAGGTGCACATCGTCGACATATCCAGGAACAATTTGACGCAAGTGCCTACAGG CATATGTATCGTGCGAGAGACGCTATCGCAACTCGTCCTGTCTTCGAACCACCTGACCGAACTGCCCGCCGAGGTGGGGCAATGCAAGCACCTGCAACTCCTGGATATCAGCAAGAACAACCTGGGCCAGCTTCCGCCTGAACTGGAGGCTCTGAAGGATTTGAGGGAGCTCATCATATCCAACAACAA gttCACCAACATCCCACGTTGCGTATACTCGCTGGAGAACCTCGAGATCCTACTAGCGGCCGAGAACAAGATCAGCGAGATCAACGTCTCGTCGGACGCGCTGGCGAAGCTGCCCCGCCTCGCTGTGCTAGACCTCGCTAACAACAACATCGCTAGCGTACCACCAGAACTGGGCAACTTTACACACCTCAG GTCTCTAGAGCTGATGGGCAACGTGTTCCGGCAGCCTCGGCACGCCATCTTGGAAAAAGGCACCGCCTCAATACTGTCGTACCTCAGGGACCGCATCCCCGCCAAATAA
- the LOC134806064 gene encoding uncharacterized protein LOC134806064, which yields MSALSARSCLFVALAFTVECACSLQLLELRVPPHVARGARAALACHWQLGPHDVLYSVKWYKDGKEFFRHVPRDREPRRRFPLPGVHVEKSDSSGSNVTLGPAELETEGRYRCEVSGERPLFPTVSDHADMTVVVLPESGPTLTGFRSRYRAGERVQTSCTAGAARPAPTLAWYVNGEPAPPATLGSLARRAHKGLETVTLPLDFRVTEDHFKNNGLKVKASVINCLATIESLYWRSNEESAVRVRDKSYDTMELRPHTADADIVENIGGGDAGKSAPSGAQSQHVFSMVILRLEDWRISNVVGAARNHRPRLSANSTR from the exons ATGTCGGCGCTGTCGGCGCGTTCCTGCCTCTTCGTCGCGCTCGCTTTCACAGTCG AATGCGCGTGTTCGCTGCAGCTGTTAGAACTGCGCGTGCCGCCGCACGTGGCGCGCGGCGCGCGAGCAGCACTCGCGTGCCACTGGCAGCTCGGGCCGCACGACGTGCTCTACTCCGTCAAGTGGTACAAG GACGGCAAGGAGTTCTTCCGCCACGTGCCACGAGACCGGGAGCCGAGGAGGCGGTTCCCTCTGCCCGGGGTTCATGTTGAG AAATCTGACTCATCGGGCTCAAACGTGACGCTAGGCCCGGCCGAGCTGGAGACAGAAGGCCGCTACCGCTGTGAGGTGTCCGGCGAGAGGCCGCTCTTCCCCACCGTGTCCGACCACGCCGACATGACTGTCGTTG TGCTCCCGGAGAGCGGTCCAACGTTGACCGGCTTCCGGTCGCGATACCGCGCCGGCGAGCGCGTGCAAACGTCGTGCACGGCGGGGGCGGCGCGCCCAGCACCGACGCTAGCTTG GTACGTGAACGGTGAGCCAGCGCCACCCGCCACGCTCGGGAGTTTAGCGCGTCGCGCGCACAAGGGGCTCGAGACGGTGACGCTGCCGCTGGACTTCAGAGTCACCGAGGATCACTTCAAGAACAACGGCCTTAAAGTCAAGGCGagtgtcataaat TGCCTAGCAACTATAGAGTCCCTGTACTGGCGCAGCAATGAGGAGAGCGCAGTGCGCGTGCGCGACAAATCATACGACACCATGGAGCTGCGCCCGCACACCGCTGACGCCGACATCGTCGAAAAtatcggcggcggcgacgcCGGCAAAAGTGCACCTAGCGGCGCGCAGAGTCAACATGTATTCAGTATGGTGATCT TGAGACTTGAAGACTGGCGCATCAGCAACGTGGTCGGCGCAGCCCGCAACCATCGACCGAGACTTTCGGCGAACAGTACGAGGTAG